In Streptomyces sp. HUAS ZL42, the DNA window GACTCGCGGGCGCCGACGACGTCGTCGTGACGGTCACGCTGTCCAAGTCGCTCGGCAGTCAGGGCGGGGCCGTCCTCGGTCCCGCCCGGGTGATCGACCACCTGGTCAACGCGGCCCGGACGTTCATCTTCGACACCGGCCTGGCCCCCGCGGCCGCCGGCGCCGCCCTCGCGGCGCTGCGGCTGCTGCGCCGCGAGCCGGAGCGGGCCGCGCGGGCGCGCTCGGTGGCGGCCGAACTGCACGCACGGCTGACCGCCGCGGGCCTGGAAGCGGTACCTCCGGACGCCGCGGTGGTCTCCGTGCGTGCGCCGTCCCCGGAGGGGGCCGTGCGGTGGGCGGCGGACTGCCGTGCGGCGGGTCTCGCCGTCGGCTGCTTCCGTCCTCCTTCCGTGCCTGACGGGGTCTCACGGCTCAGGCTGACGGCCCGCGCGGACCTCTCCGAGGAGCAGATCGAACGCGCTGTACGCGTGATCGACGGGACACGACCGTGAGTCGGCGTGACACGGCCGGGCGTCGCACCCTACGGAAATGATCAGGGCCGGAACGCGGCCGTGAAGCCCGCCCAGCTCCCGGGGGAGAAGAGCAGTGCGGGTCCTGCCGGGTCCTTGGAGTCGCGTACGGCGAGCAGCCCGGCCCAGGGGCCGGAGCGCGGCAGGCCGGTCTCGACGCAGTTGTTCGCGCCCGTGCTGTAGCTGCTGCGCAGCCAGCGCACTCCGGGCAGATCGAGGCTGGAGCGTACGTTCCGAGGCGGAGCAGGCATGGGGCCTCCTTACGCGCCGTCACCTATCGCGGCGATGTAATCCAACGAGTCCTCGGGGGAAAGGGCGTGGATCTGAAGGGAGTTGAAGGCCTCGGTATAGGCCCGGAGGTCTTCTTTCCGTTCGAGATAGAGGCTACTCGTCAAGTGGTCGAGAACAACCACATCCAGATCAGAAGTGCGCGAAAATGAGAAGATTACGAAAGGGCCAGTGACGCCGATGTGCGCCCCTGCGGCGAACGGCAGAACCTGAAGGCGTACCTGGGGCAGGCGTGCCGCCTCCACCAGCTGCTCCAGCTGCCGGGCCATCACCTCGGGACCGCCGACCTCCCTGCGCAGGACCGCCTCGTCGAGGACCGCGCTGAGCTCCAGCGGGGGCTCCGCACGCAGCACGTCCTGCCGGGCCAGCCGGACTTCGACGAGCGCGTCGAGCCGCTCCGACTCCAGACCGTCCACCGCGGCCCGGGTCACCGCGCGTGCGTACTCGGGCGTCTGCAACAGCCCCGGAACGACGGACGTCTCCAGCGTGCGCATCGCGCTCGCCTGGGACTCCAGGCTGATGAAGTCCCGGTAGGTGGGCGGCAGAACGCCCCGGTAGGCGTGCCACCAGTGGTGGCCACCGACGTGGTCGGAGCCCGCCAACACGACCAGGAGTTCGCGCAGTTGGGGATCGGCCACACCGTAGGCGTCGAGCAGTAGCCGCACATCGGCCGGTTTCGCACCGCTCGTGCCGGTCTCGATCCGGCTCACCTTCGACTGGTGCCAGCCCACCAGCCGGGCCGCCTCACCACTGGTGAGCCCCGCCCGGGAGCGCAGCGTGCGCAGTTCGGCGCCCAGTTTCCGGCGGCGCACCGCGGGACCGTGCTGCATGGGCCCCTCCTTACTCCCTCCGAGCCACCCAAATACGCTCTGCCGTCGCAGAGTTCACCGCATCGAGCGACAGATATATGCATAAGTTGGTGGATCGCCCCTCGTGAATGACGCGGTAATGGCACTCTGGCGGCAATGCACCAGTCCGGGACCGTACTCGAACCATCCGCACCGTGTCGGACTCCGGTCCCGTGGGAAAGGGACGACGTCGCCATGGCAGACCATCTGGAAGCATCCGTCACTCTGCCGAGCGATCCCGCCTCGGTCTCCGCGGCCCGCACCTTCGTGGTGAGCACGCTCGCGGAGTGGGGCCTGCCGGAGACCACGGAAGTGGCCGACACGATCCGGCTGATCGTCTCCGAACTCTCCACCAACGCCGTGCAGCACACCTTCGGACAGTCACCCACCTTCACGGTGGACCTCGTCCTCGACCGCGACGAACAGTTGCGCATCGGCGTCACCGACAGCCATCCGAGATTCCCGAAACGGCTGCCGGCCGCCGTCCAGCAGGACAACGGCCGCGGCATGGTGATCATTCGCTGGCTGGCCGCGGAGTGCGGCGGAAAACTGAGGGTCCGGCCCACCCGGGAGGGCGGCAAGACGGTCTCCATCGAACTGCCGTGGACCGTACCGGCCGAGCCGGTCACGGCGGCGGGCCAGCAGGAACCGTAGAAACAGCCACGCCGGCGGCTCTGGGCGCGGCTCTGCTCGCCGAACCGCTGCCCGCGGCCCGGGGAGGTCCCCGGGGCGGCGACGGCGTGTCAGGCTGCCGTCACCGCCCCGGGAAGGTCACTTGACCCGGCCGTACCAGACGCTCTTCGTCCAGATCTTCTGCAGTTTCACCACGTCCCCGGTCTTCGGCGCGTGCCAGATCTTGCCCTTACCGGCGTAGATGCCGACGTGGTAGACGTAGGAGCCCGAGTGGAAGAACACGAGGTCACCGGCCTTGCGGCTCTTGGCCGAGATATGGCGGGTCTTGTTGTACTGCTGGGCCGCCGTACGGGGCAGCTTCTTGCCCGCCTTCTTGTACGAGTACAGCGTGAGCCCGGAGCAGTCGAACCGCCGCGGCCCCGTGGCGCCCCACCTGTACGGGGAGCCCTTCTTGGAGGCCGCAATCTGGAGTGCCTTCGTCGCAGGCGTGGCGGCCGCGGCGTCGGACGCGACACCCGGGACCACGATGGAGCCGCCCACGGCGGCAATGGTGAGCGCCGAAGCCGTACCGGCTCGGGCCATCAGCGACGGGACACGATTGAGCGCAGTCATGCGCAACCCTTCGTCAGCCGCCTGTGAAGGATGACCTGTCGGATTCGGGCTGGCGAAGTGGCCCGGCCGCGTTGCCGCGGCTTCACCCCAAGGGCTGCTCGGCCCGGTCATGGCGTGACCGTTCCGATGACCCGTCTTGCCTGGGTCCTCCACTCCTGCCGATCCACTCCTGTCGACCGGTCATCCGGGCGGCGGCAGGACTCGGCGTCCGCCCGGACCGCCCCGCCGCTGTGGCGGGGGCTTGTCGTCAGACAGGGATCTTCACTCACAGGTGGCCGAAAAACCCAATGGAATCGGGGATTTGTGGCGTTACTCACCACTCACCCGTTCGGGTGGACACCCCTCTGTTCGAGGGGGTGTCCAGATCCCCGAGGGCGCCCGGACCAGCGGCGGAGCGCCTCATTCCGCGTCAGTGTCCTGCACGTTGCGCAACTTCGACGGTCCCGAAAAAGGACGGGCGTCTACTCCCAAAGGGGGTACCTCGTTTGGTCCGTTTCAAGTCCGCTCCGGACGTTTCGCGATCGGAAGTGATGGCCCGGAGCCGCTGTCAGTGCGTCAACTGTCGGAGCGTGGCGGCACCGTGACACGCGCCGTGCGGCGCTCCCCGTCCAGGACGCGCAGCGCGCGCGCCAGCGTGGGCGCGTGCAACTCGGTCTCGCCGCGCTGGTGCATCAGCGCCAGGGCGTCCCGCAGCTCGGCCGCCTTGCGCACGAGGGCCTGCGCGGCTCGCAGGCCGCGGTACGTGTCCCCGTGGTGCGCGGGGTTGATGCGCCCGAGCAGGTCGACCACGTCGAGGTAACGGTCGATCAGCTCTCCCTCGGCGCGGGTGAGGGCGGGCAGCGGTGGCAGTTCGTCAGGCAGCATCGGCGGGTCACCTGCCGGTGGGCGGGGCGAGGGTGGCCCTGCGGTGGGGAATGATCCGGTCCACGAGGCCGTACTCGACCGCCTCCTCTGCGGTGAGGATCTTGTCCCGTTCGATGTCCGCGGTCACCTGCTCGCGGTCGCGCCCCGTGTGCCGTACGAGCATCTCCTCCAGGCGGGCTCGAACGCGCATCAGTTCCTCGGCCTGGATGGCCAGGTCGCTCGCCTGTCCCTGGACCGGCTCGGACAGGGCCGGCTGGTGGATCACCATGCGGGCGCCCGGCAGCGCGAACCGCTTGCCCGGTGCGCCGGCGGCCAGCAGCACCGCGGCGGACGAGCCGGCCTGGCCCAGGCAGATGGTCTCCACGTCGCAGGTGACGTACTGCATCGTGTCGTAGACCGCCGTCATGGCGCTGAACGAGCCGCCGGGCGAATTGATGTAGAGCGAGATGTCCCGGTCGGGGTCCCTGTGCTCCAGGTACATGAACTGCGCCATCACGTCGTTCGCCGAGGTGTCGTCGACCTGCGTGCCGAGAAAGACGATCCGCTCCTCCAGCAGTTTCGAGTACGGGTCCTGGGTCTTGGTCCCGTGGCTCGTGCGCTCGGTGATCTCGGGAAGCACGTAGCGGGCGGCTGGTCGGATCATGGCGAACCCCTCCTCGTCGCAGAGTCTTCTGTAAGAAATGTACAGGATGTACGTGACGGTAGAATGGGCACATGGCCTACGAGATTCCGGTGACGCAAGCCAGGGCTGAGCTCGCCGACCTGATCAACCGCGTGGTGTACGGCGGTGAGCGTGTCGTGGTGACACGGCACGGCAAGCCCCTCGTCGCCCTTGTCTCCGCCGCTGACCTGGAACGACTCGAGGAGCTCGACAAGCCGGTGGAGGAGCAGGTGATCAGCTCGGTCTCCGCCGTCCGTGAAGTGGCGTCCGCTGCCGGCGAACGGCAGCGGTTCGGCATCGCGGCGGAGCACCGGGGCCCCGGCCCGTCGTAGGGCGGCGCCGGCCACCTCACAGCGCAGCGAAAAGGCCGTGCACCCCCGTCCGCCACTGCGGGGGTGCACGGCCGGTGCGTGCGGTGGGCGGGTCAGCCGACGAGGGCCGGCTCCCGTTCGACGGCCGGCTCGGTGTGCTTCGCCGGTCCCCTCAGTGAGCTGCCGAGCAGGACGGCGCCCAGGCCGAATGCGGCCCACCACGTAAGTGTCAGGGCCGGGCCGGTCGCCGCCGCGCCGTCGAAGAACGACACCGAGCGCAGCAGGGTCGCGCCGGCGCCCGGCGGCAGCCACTGGCCGATCGTCCCGACCGGCTCGGGCAGCAGCTGCGGGGCCGAGGACGCTCCGGAGAACGGGTTGCCCAGGAACATCACCACGAACGACACGACTCCGACGCCCGCGGGACCGATCAGGGCGGCGAACCCGGCGACGGCCGCGCTCACCGCCAGCGTCGACAGACCGAAGACCGAGGCCTCCGCCCACCAGTTCCCGGTGAGTACCCCGAGCCAGCTGTGCGCGAGCGCGGCCGCGGCCGCGCCCACCAGGCAGGCGGCGCCGATCAGTGCGGCGGCTGCGCGCATCCCGCGCAGCCCGAGCAGGGTCACTGCCGCGCCCGCCACGATCCCGGCCAGTGCCAGCGGCAGCACGCTCCCGTTCAGGGCCGCACCCCGCGGGTCAGCCGCGGGAGTGGCCACGACGTCGACGGTCCTCATCTGGGTGCCGTCGGCGGAGGCCTGCCCGGTCACCGCCTGCTGCAGCAACTGGGCGACCATCGGGCTCGCGGCCGACGCGGTCAGCAGTTCCGGACCCCGGGCGCCGACGACCACCGCCCCGTACACGGTCCGTTGCTCGATGGCCTCGCGGGCGGCGGACTCGTCGGCGTACCGGTGGATCTCGAACGCGCCCTCGTGCTGCTGAAGTCGGTGCTCCACCTGCGCCGTCGCGGCGGCGGGGCCGGCTACGCCGAGGGGCAGGTCATGGGGCGCGGTGCGGGCGGCGGGCCAGGCGAAGGCCCACAGGGCGACCGCCGCGAGGAGGGGAACGAGCACGAGCACCGCGATCAGGCGGCGGGCGGGTGCCCTGGTCGGGGCGGCGGAGGTGGTGGTCATGGGATTCCCCTTCGGGCGCTAAAAAAGAAGGATCGTTCGTTTTTCTTCGGCCCCACGGTCCTGCCGATGCGTCAGCTTGTCAAGAAGGAATGTTCGTTTTACGTTGTGGGTCATGGCCCGCGTATCCCAGGAACACCTCGACGCCCGCCGCCGTCAGATCCTCGACGGCGCCGCGCTCTGCTTCGCCCGCAACGGCTTCCACGCCACGTCCATGCAGGACGTGCTGAAGGAGGTCGACCTCTCGGCCGGGGCGGTGTACCGCTACTTCAGCGGCAAGGAGGAGC includes these proteins:
- a CDS encoding type II toxin-antitoxin system Phd/YefM family antitoxin, with translation MAYEIPVTQARAELADLINRVVYGGERVVVTRHGKPLVALVSAADLERLEELDKPVEEQVISSVSAVREVASAAGERQRFGIAAEHRGPGPS
- a CDS encoding C40 family peptidase, whose product is MTALNRVPSLMARAGTASALTIAAVGGSIVVPGVASDAAAATPATKALQIAASKKGSPYRWGATGPRRFDCSGLTLYSYKKAGKKLPRTAAQQYNKTRHISAKSRKAGDLVFFHSGSYVYHVGIYAGKGKIWHAPKTGDVVKLQKIWTKSVWYGRVK
- a CDS encoding ATP-binding protein — translated: MADHLEASVTLPSDPASVSAARTFVVSTLAEWGLPETTEVADTIRLIVSELSTNAVQHTFGQSPTFTVDLVLDRDEQLRIGVTDSHPRFPKRLPAAVQQDNGRGMVIIRWLAAECGGKLRVRPTREGGKTVSIELPWTVPAEPVTAAGQQEP
- a CDS encoding helix-turn-helix domain-containing protein gives rise to the protein MQHGPAVRRRKLGAELRTLRSRAGLTSGEAARLVGWHQSKVSRIETGTSGAKPADVRLLLDAYGVADPQLRELLVVLAGSDHVGGHHWWHAYRGVLPPTYRDFISLESQASAMRTLETSVVPGLLQTPEYARAVTRAAVDGLESERLDALVEVRLARQDVLRAEPPLELSAVLDEAVLRREVGGPEVMARQLEQLVEAARLPQVRLQVLPFAAGAHIGVTGPFVIFSFSRTSDLDVVVLDHLTSSLYLERKEDLRAYTEAFNSLQIHALSPEDSLDYIAAIGDGA
- a CDS encoding ABC transporter permease, with product MTTTSAAPTRAPARRLIAVLVLVPLLAAVALWAFAWPAARTAPHDLPLGVAGPAAATAQVEHRLQQHEGAFEIHRYADESAAREAIEQRTVYGAVVVGARGPELLTASAASPMVAQLLQQAVTGQASADGTQMRTVDVVATPAADPRGAALNGSVLPLALAGIVAGAAVTLLGLRGMRAAAALIGAACLVGAAAAALAHSWLGVLTGNWWAEASVFGLSTLAVSAAVAGFAALIGPAGVGVVSFVVMFLGNPFSGASSAPQLLPEPVGTIGQWLPPGAGATLLRSVSFFDGAAATGPALTLTWWAAFGLGAVLLGSSLRGPAKHTEPAVEREPALVG
- a CDS encoding DUF397 domain-containing protein, whose protein sequence is MPAPPRNVRSSLDLPGVRWLRSSYSTGANNCVETGLPRSGPWAGLLAVRDSKDPAGPALLFSPGSWAGFTAAFRP
- a CDS encoding ATP-dependent Clp protease proteolytic subunit, with product MIRPAARYVLPEITERTSHGTKTQDPYSKLLEERIVFLGTQVDDTSANDVMAQFMYLEHRDPDRDISLYINSPGGSFSAMTAVYDTMQYVTCDVETICLGQAGSSAAVLLAAGAPGKRFALPGARMVIHQPALSEPVQGQASDLAIQAEELMRVRARLEEMLVRHTGRDREQVTADIERDKILTAEEAVEYGLVDRIIPHRRATLAPPTGR